The following nucleotide sequence is from Zea mays cultivar B73 chromosome 1, Zm-B73-REFERENCE-NAM-5.0, whole genome shotgun sequence.
TTGTTGGACAACTAGCTAAGAATCATCGAATATCTTTACATGTGTCACTCCCATGTAACTCAAAAGTTCTAAGTTGGATAAGAGAGCTTcctattcggcttgattgttagtgcaatgagTTTTTAATCGACTAGAGAAGTCAAAAGTGGCAttccttggtgaaacaagcacgatgtcaatcccttgcccttcattgcaaactgatCCATCAAAATAAAGAGTCCAGAGAGTAGCAGTGAGATATGATACATCTAGCTCAGAAGACACCTATTAGAAATTAgaatgtttctagcactttgatTTTCTCTCTAACTCAGTTTCTAGCAAATATTGTTTTTAGACTTGTATTTAAGTTGAAACAGGAAATCTAAAAGGGATATGAGCTAAAAGGTATGTATCTATGACTTAGCCATGTCAAACATACTTTAAATATGTTTGCCAATGTCATAGAAAAGCTcccaagactagccaattcaaagAGAAGAAGTTTTGGTTGAAAAGCACTTAAGCTCAGCTCTCTAGCAGTCATCGGACCAGTCTGGTGGGGCACTCGACCAGTTTACGAGAGAGCCCTACAGAGCAGTCTGGGTGGCCTGGGCACTAGATCGGTCAGGTGGTGCAACGACCTACTTTACCAAAGAGCTCTTCAGGCTGGCTCGACAGCTAGCACATCAGACCCTGGGCCGATGCATCGGACCTCGGCTACAGGGAAGAAGCTACTCTCAGGATTTTACTCTAAAAATCCTTGGACCTTCAAAGTAGtggtccgatggtgcaccagacctCACAATAACAGCTACTTCAGGCACGTAACGACTACTTCAACGTTCAGGAGACACATGGCGGTTTGGTGCCAGCCTAAGATGGAAGGGCCCAATCAAGATCCCAGAGTGTCTGCTACTATTCCTAGTCCAGTGCGACCGCAGATGGCAGCTTTCAGCAATCAAGCAACGAATCTTTTGGCCATTTGGGCTATAAATAGAGCCCCTAGCCGGCCTCTACTAGTACCCAAGCATCACAAGAGCTAGTGATCATTCTCATACTCCTGCGCAACACCCCGATTCCATTCTAGAGAGATCTGAGCACTGATATGAGCTGTGTTAGTCATTCTAGTGTGTGTGTTTTTTAGATCTATCTTGTGTTGTGTTGCTGTGttttgctcttgtgtgtgttctACTCCTCCCTCTTTCTGTTCTTTAGAGTTGTAACTCCCGTCAATTGTGTACGGCTGCAAGAGACTCTGATCTGTGGAGATCCTTGCGAGaagaaactataaggaagaactgtggcctcaagttgatcattagatcacttgagaAGGGTTGAGTGTAATCCTCATCCTTTGGGACACCACAATGTGGAATAGGAAAGCATTTGAGGCTTGACCAAACCACGTTAAAATCATCATGCCATGTGTGTTTGATCTATTGTGATTTATTTTTCCTCTCTTATTCTAAGTTCTTGATCTTCACTTGTGTTGTTGTTGTAGTTATATTTCCGCATGCTAAAGAGCAATCAAGTGCAAGAACTTTGTTTCTTCTCACTCTAACGCGATCTATATTTTTGTGCTAACATCTAATTTAGATCAAGTTTGTTTTAAAGTTGTGAATTTTAGGCATCACTTATTTatcccctctaggtgactatcaacCTCGACGGTGCCGCGCTCCGGCTGTAGTGGCCTCAAGAGCTCTCCTTGGGATGTGCCCACCATGTAGCATAGTGTGAGGTCCATCGCCCTCACACTTCGGGGCACAAGGAAGAGGGGAGTGATAGCTTGGCCAACACCCAGAAGGAAATAAAATACAAAGCGAACCGTTTTTATGCAATTGATGGCACATACGGGTAATTATCCCTCAACTCCACGTGAACAATAATTTCTAGAGCACCTATTTTGTTGCTCCACTAAATGTCTAAATTAGTGGAGTTGGTCTCAACTCCACATTGTGGAGTAGAAAACGAGAGGAGCAGTTCTAAACACCCCTACATTTGGTTTGTTTGTAGAGTAAGAGTAGAAAACAAGGAGATGAGCAGTTAGTTCTAAACACCCCTACATTTGGTTTGTTTTCTAGGGTTACAATTCATTTTTTCGCTCAAAAAATAACGGAAAGAGTTAGCCCTGCTTATTTAGTTTCCACTAAGGGCTTTTGTGTGCTGGCCCTGGCCCGGGAAAAGCTGTGCGTGCAATACTCAAATTTGTGACACTTTTTTTGAGGCACTAGAGTTTCCATCGTTTGAAATAATGCCAAAGCGAAGCTCCAGTCCATGTTCAGCTTGGAATACCCATTCTGCTTCGAACCCTAACAATCAGCATGTACCAATGCACAACACAAGATGGATGAACTCGCCAGTTAATTTCTTTTTATTTATAATCTATGGAAATATTTGCAACTTGCAAGATCTTAAAACTCTACCAAGACTGATTAACATGACATGGCCATTAAATATAGCATCCTGATACAAATTTTACAGACAGATGCAGACCGTTTCCAGTTTTAAAAATATGCAAAATCAAAAGATGACATGAGAAGGCTTTAAATTTTCTGGGAGCAGCCTCCACCGAAGCAACCGGAAACAAGCCGAATCGGCATCCTCCAGGGTGCAGAAACTACAGCATAGCAAATCGTAATGAGCATAGAGAATTTCTACATAGAAAGAAAGAAAAGGAGAATTCCCCGTTCATACTATGCATGCTTGCAAACTTAAGTTGTTTTTTACTAGTTGACATAATTGTAAATCAGGCTAAAACTCTTGAACAGTCAAGTGGAATGGAACGTGGCTCGGTGGCTGCCAAAACTGCTACTAAACACATAATTCAGTAAGACCGTGCTCACCAGATCATGCATATGATTGTACAAAATATTGTTTTGCACTGTACACTATTTACAGAGTGGAGATTAAAATAAGAGGTGAAATAGTAGGTTTATTGGAGCCTAAGTTTGCATTACTGACAGTATATACAAGTAGGTGGGCAAAAAATGGTCTTACAAATGTAAACAATGATATATATAGTCACCTACATTCTTGAATATTACATTTTGAATGACAACTTCACCACCACATGAATAGAAGATctagcttttattttctcttAGCCACTCAACAAAATTGTCTAGAATCAAAGGCCAAGCAAGGTCTGAATCATAATTGTCAAGTGATGGGAAGTTTATCTGcgaaaaagcaaatgccaagtgtcAATGACAGAATAAAAAAATATTAAATATTGCAAAGAGGATTACAAGGTTGAGCTATTGTTTTAAATTTAAAACAAATGAAATGCTGCAACATATGTAATATTTAAAACATGACCTCATTACAGAACCGCATAAATCCCATCCACTGATCCATGTTTATCACCTTGTAGTCATTTTGGTACTGAAACACAGTCCAAATATAGCATGTCAATTGAGCACCGAGTCTTCATGAAGAAAGGATGAGTAGAACCACATAAAAAAGTAGAATCCATTGCCTTGAGGTAATTACTAAGCTTGTCAACCTGAGGGCGGAACTGCAAGCCTAATACTAGATTCAGCAACTCACAAGCAACTGGTATTTCTATACACTTCTTCTTATCCTCTGAGGAAACATAATCATTAGTTATGAAAAGCAGCCACCTTAATCACTTTGCTTTGGAGTTACAACATACAATAGCATGCAACAATACCTGTGAGGCAATAACGAAATGCATATATGTAGAAATCCTGGAAATTTGACGGCCTTGTAACCTGGATTTATagaacacatgaaagtggtaagcAAGGTTACACTTGAACATAAAAAAATATCAACAGTTAATGTTAGATGGAAGTTCTTGATTACAAAGTAAATTCTTCACTCCATAAATTAAATCTGACATGCATAGCTCACTTGAACATAAGATATTATTTGGGGAGACAGAATCACCTCTTGAACCAGTTCAGGAAATGCTTTCTTCAGTTTACTGATGCTGTCTGCTCGAAGAGCTTTCAAACCAGCTCTCCATTCATCCTGGTAACATAAAACATGTATTAGTCAACACTTGAAAGCATAGAACAAACCTTTACTATTAGAACTAAAACAAGTTCTTAAATGAACACTTGAATAACAGTATGCAATGCATACCAAGGTAAAATAACCTTGCTTCTCACAGCCCATTTTCCTGTAAATAGGATTTGTTAGATATTTGTGAAAGAAATAAACAAAATTGGAAATTTCAGAAAACAGATGACATACCATGCTAACATTAGAATCCTAACGTCGGTGTGGGGAACTTCAAGGTGAGAACAGAGTGTTTCAATGCCTTCTGGGCTGTCCCAGCAGGAGAAAAATACGACCAGTAAGGTTGCATTAGTAATTTAGTATAATAGACATGCCTCTCCAAACTCTGTAGCGCATGGCTGCATGCAACTTTAAGGGCAGGCAGTTGTATGAAGTGAGCAATGAGGGGGCGAGGGAGGGGGGAGGTCAGACAGCATATAGGACTTGAAAAAACAACATATCTAATTGCTTGCAAAAAACACATCGATCTTGTGATATCTATCAAGGACATAGATTGCTATATAAATGAGCCTATAGAAGACAACCACTATGTGCTACTTTGGTAGACAACACCTCCAACTGGTTGGCATGATGGATCTGAATACAATTATCATATGAACACAAGAAGTACTACCAGCTAGAACTCCGAAGCCAATAGTTAACTGACCAACAGGGTACTGCCCTTGATTGACAACTTAGTACACACCACAATGTGGCCCTTCCTACAGTAGAATCATAGTTAAAGCTTCTCTGTTGGGTTTACTTTATAATTGCGAACAAATATGCAAACTCTATCTTGATTTGCCAAATTTGGTGCATGGTACAATATCAAAAATCATTTCAATGTTTCTGTAGTGTAAACATTTGGAACAATATGGTTGCCACAAAATCGGAGCTATTAGCTAAGCTCATTAACGAGAAAAAGAACCCACACATCACCCATATGATAAAAAAAGGATATTCATGAGCAGCAAACATAAAGTGGCAGAGCATTGAGAATCACTAGACAAAAACTTACTCAATCATGACAGATGAGTTATCGGCATAAGTATAGAAAAATTGATCAATCCGTTCTACTTCCTTGGAAACTGCTTTAGTAGGGCCTGCAAATAATAGTGAAAATGTTCACAAACAGCTAAATAGAAAGCACAAATATAGATGACAAAATTAAGTTGATGGCAGTAATATGTACATTAGACAATTCCAGTTTATAGATGACAGCTCATGAAAGAAACAGAGATTGCAGAAAGAAAGTAACAGCTTGACATAAATGAAATAACAGTCCAAGATTTTAAATATCATATTAGATCCCATACATCCATTGCCAAACAATAAAACAAAGCAATATCATTTTTTTAGTCATGTGCACAGTGTATTTGTGGGGTCAATTTGGCTAGAAGACATTATAGCACTGTGTAATGGCTTAAGGTTAACCTAAGAACATAACATGGAAATAGGAACACAACAATGGATCTGGTCATCTTTTGTAGGGACACACAAATCCATGCATGTAGAAATACAAACATGCACACTGTTAGGACACTAGGACAGATAAGCACAAGCAATTTGAAAATTAATTGAAGAAAAGAAATCAGTGCAGCTCACCACGTTGTGCTTTCCTGCTGGTCAGGTTTGTACtgactccttttctttttctgttttgttTTTCATTTACTTGTTCCGCACCTAAATATAATTGTTTGCTTAGTATTCATTCATATATTCATACCCTAAAATAGAGAGCACAGGATTCCCTACCCCAATGCATTTGAAAAACAGTATGCTGTAATGGTAAATCTAGTACAAATAAAATTGAAATTAAAACTACCCAATACACAAGATCAGCCGATGGGTAGATTAGTCGAATTAATTAAATAATTTGTATTTACATGATAAGAGCTCGATTAAGCTTCTCGAATTCAAGGATTCATGGAGAAAGTCCCTTTAAAATCATGAGAGCTAATTAAATGCCCATGCACAATGGGAAAAACAAAAGTAGCCAATTGGGAGAGGAGCCAGCATAAGGGGCATAATTAAGTGAAACACAAAAAAAAGAGAGCACAATGTCGAGCTAGTGTTAATTGCAATCAAATACAAATTAGGTTAATCATAATTATGGAAAGAAGGCCATTCTGATGGTCCCTTACCACGACACAAAATTACAGAGAGATGTAAGACTCAATCATGAAATTTAACTTCCTGCAGTTATCAACCTATCAATAGGAGGTTATATGGCTACCACAGTGATATCAACTAACACATACGTTCTTAAGTTGAGAAAAAAAAAGCATACAACTCACACCTAAAACAGTGATCTATGGTACTCGTAGTCCAGAtatcacaagagacacagtaaATTGGGCCATTAGTGCAATTTTTTGCTCTTTATCTTCACATACAAATAAAATTCACCTAGGTTGGCAAAGAATAGACCTGCAGATTGCATCCTCTTTACAACGAAGACAAATCTGTTATCATCAGATGAAGGAATCCACAGCAGATTCCACATCAAATTCAGTCCAAGATTCAAACACACTTCTCTTTACGACCACAACGCCAAATCGCCAAAAAAAAACCTCCACACCCTTCCAATCACGAAAAAGACGATGCATAGCTCCCATATACCGAATTCGACAATCGAAATATTGACCAATCGAGTGCGCTCCAGCACAGATCTTCCAGAGGAAATAACACCAGCATCCAATCTggagaaacaggaacccatccgcaCTGCCTGGGAACTAGTGAGCGCGATCAAGGAACTAAGGGAAGAAGGGAGTGGCCCAGCGGTGGGGGCGGTACCAGCGCTAGCGGTCGCGGCAGACGACAAGGATTTCTTCGAGGCGCGCCTCATGGTGGCGGCAGGCTGGCTTGCTCCTGAACCCACCCTCTTCCGCGTCTGATTCGGGACCACCTCAGGTTCTTCTCTCCTCGTCGCGACGAGTTCTCTCCCTTCTGGGTGCGAGCCCCGAGTTCGTTGTGGGAGAACAAAAGGGGAGGAAGACGGAGGGGCATTCGATTTTATTTTTTTGCCACTCTACTATAGCACCTATTTAATTTGTGTCACTCACACCATAGCCATGGGGCCAGAAGAAAATTGTCATCCACTTCCATAATTAGTTAATTTTTTCCAAAGATGCACCGAAAATAAGATTCGTAGAGTTAAAAAAATACCTACTGTTTATCACTTACACAACTTACCTATTCATTCCTTTCGGTCTTTCACCGACCCTTCGTCCTCTATACAAGCCTTGCCGCTCGTATCCCCGGCACCCAAATTTTTTAACAGCCATGGAACCCGTAAGAAAGGATTTCATACGTCAATTAAAAAATAACATTATAATAAGGTCATGCTTTGAACGCATAGCATCGAATAACTTAACACAAGATTAATAGTTGTGGCTGGACCAAAATACATGTTGTTGTTGCTTTCTCGAAACTCGTACTCGGCCAGTCCGTCCCGTCCGTCTTGGCGTCGCGCAAGGAACGGCGCTAGTAGAAGACGAGCGTCTTCTTCAGCCCGATCAGCTAGCTACTCGGCGTCGACAGAGGTACGGATGGCTTTCCAGAACCTGTGCTCCGTCCTTCGGTTCGATCGGCCGCCCACAGCTGCCGCCCTTGAGGTCGCGCAGCACGAAGAAGTACCACTGCCTCTCCCTGGTCtttccggcagcctccacttcgtCGTCAGTGCCCAATTCGTACCCACAGCGGGGGCCAGCGACGTCATCGTAAGTGGCGGAGCACCCATTATAGAATATTATGGCTTGAGCCATACCTAAAAATCATGTTTAGTGTAGTGGTAAGTTCATATTATTTTTAATCAACATGTTTCAGGTTCAAGTCCTTTGTGCTACATCATGTTTTTCTCTTTTTTGTCCTTCTTCAGCCATATCTTACTATTATTTTGTCCTTCACCACTGGTCATCGTCGTCGTGTTAGCAGCCGCCGCAAACTTGGGTAAGGGAGAAGGAAGAAGGAGAGGTTACAGGGAGAGTACCGCAGTTCTGTTATTCGCTGAGCTCAATTCCTCTCTCGCttctactccctccgtcccaggaTATAAGGCGTAACTACTTTTTATTCTTGTCCCACAATATAAGGCGTGCTCTCTCTATGCATACGTATATCGATGCAGTGGTATAGAGACAATTAAATgcatttcttggtctttgaaccagaggtggttacgccttatatcctgggacggagggagtacctCATATCCTATTACAAGCCGCATGGGCCAGGGTTACTGCACCCATTCTCGGTCGGCGTAGCGCCTGTTGGGCCTTCTGCTTCCACGGTCTGTAGATGGTTGTAAATCAGCGTTGGCTCCTGTTGTCTCTGGTGCGTAGGTGCTTGAGTGTCAGCATTCAGCATGACAGAGAGCACAAGAACTACGCCGCGGCAACAGATACACCTCCGCTGGAAGCTCCGGTGTTGGGCCGGCGATGGAAGAAGCCCAATGTAAGATACACGGGCCCAGAGTGGGTGTGAATACTTAAGGAACGAAATTGTAAGAGATACTCAGGCTGTAAGAAATACGCTACTGGTAATAGTATCGTATCGTATCGTCTCCTACCTCTATCGGAGTCTCCCCTGGTGCCGGACCCTAACAACTGGTATCAGAACAACCGATCCTGGAGGCGGACAGCGCTCCATACTTCACGCGAGCGACGAAGATGGCTGGGGCATCAGATCCCCGCGTATCCACGGCTCTCGTCGCTCAATCCAAGCAAATCGAATCCCAATCCAAGCATCTGGCAGCGCAGTCCAAGCTGCTCCAACAACTCTGCGATCGACTCGAAGCTCAGGATCTCCAGTGGGGTTCCTTGAAGCAGTCTGTCGCCAACAACACCGAGGATATCAACTCGATTCATCACCGACTGGATCGCGACCGTGAAGATCTCAGCCGCAACCTCGACGCGCACCTCGCGTCGCAGACGGTGGCGTTCGAGGAGGTCGCGCGGGAGCGGATCGGATCAATCGTCGTCGACGCCTCCACGCGAGTAGCGGCCCTGGAGAGTGTGACTTCCTTCTTCGAGTCCTGGCGACCTCGGATCGAGCGCTCGGTCGAGGGCGTCCAGGATTCCATCACCACCATGCGCGAGGAGTTGGCCAAGGTGTCCCAGTTGCTCGAGCGCGGCGTTCCCACTGACCCACAACAACCACCGGGCATCCAAGGGCACCAGTGGACAGCGCTGGACCAATTCCACGCTGCTGCTCCACACGCCGACGGCCTGTACGGGCACCACTTCGACAACTACAACCGGGAGCAGGGTTTTGGGGGTTTCTATCCCCATAACCTTCTCCCGACCAATGGTATGCCACCCGGTACTTTTCCTCATCATGAATTTGAGCAACCTCAGTACCATGTTGGAACCCAGTTTCATGGGTCCACTTATCCACCTCCTCATACAGCTTTTGGGGGTAGAGCATTCGGTACCCAGTTTATAGCCCATTTAGGAAAACTTCCACAGCTCAACTTCCCTGCATTTGATGGCGAATTTCCCAAACTTTGGCAATCTAGATGTGAAAAATATTTTGCCATGTACGGAGTTGACCCCATGGTCTGGATCCAAGTCGCTACTATGCATTTTTCGGGTTTAGCCGCTCGCTGGCTCCAGTCTATAGAGCACAAATTACCCAGCCTCACATGGTCTGAATTTGGTGGGTTGATCAGTGAGCGTTTTGGCAAAAACCAATATGAgtactgtcggagaggaaatctccgaccGGGTGGCGGACTGCACCCTCCCTAAATcctagatgaggaggggcttaggcgttttgcttgttagtttggAAAaccggaagaacacaagaacacacaaggatttagagtggttcgagccaccggagcgtaacaccctactccactgtgtgatgtattgcttgtgagcttgGATGAGCTTGCGAGTCTAAGGTTGGATCTAAAAGTTGAGCTTgtatgtaacgtcgcatgcctccccttttatagctgaagtggggcatgcacaaaggtactgggcttcgacatgtgggcccagggacataaagaatatagcacttggagccacaaatgtttgctgctggggcaatcttcttgcGTCCTGACGCCCaagatctgcgtatcctcggcgtgcaggggaagcttcttgtagaagggatgatgagcacagtgcgccgctcggcacaggcgcactgttcgccaacagactggtcaggcgcgccgtctgctggacgACTCTGACGCCGACTGCCAGCGGATTGgacagggcgcattaaatgccgagagggcacgtcgcctgtCAGCATGGTGTCAGGCGGCGcaccctctccgcaataaatgcagaggctgcacggctgtatgggccttacgtcaggctcgacccgttggcttatgtcacgggccacaagccaaACGGCAGCAGCGGGTCTCTGCTTGAGCGGGAAGCGTAGGGCAAGGACTAGACACGTGCCGGCATCGGACCCCTACTCGTGTCGGGGTCATCCTGGTCCCGGGACCTTGCcaaggcccggaccttactcggagggacctgGGGCTTACCCGAGGGACCCGGCATGCCCTCTTGAGAGCTTCGGACTTGTACGGAGGTCCGGACCTATCAATGCACCCTGGGGagtattatctttccttgccacgtggtgcttcctagacctgcccatgtggtggggtcgggtgctgctcTTCGTGTGACCTGGGGGTGTCGCACGGGTGCAGCGCCTTCATaccgtagaagagggtaccccttatttagggtaccgacagtggcccccgggcccgcctcaggggaggatgcgagcctacaggtgggaccagagtctgaTTGGTGGTTGGGCTGCTGCTCCTGCGCGCCTGTtgatgcaattactgccggcccgcctatggtcatGCCAACTGCTACGCCTATTCCCACGGCTAACTTACCCGTGACCATCGTACTTAATGTCACTATTGGCCCATGCGcgggggtgcctcgagtcgctgcactggttctgaaaaatttACCTTTTCAGACTTCTGTGACGGCCCCGAGAAGACATGGCATTGGCGCAAGCGGCGGTGTAGTTTTTTTGCACCCGGTAACCAgcacgccggttgcatgacatgtgggcctgggcccccctgTTGGACCGCCGGTTACAGCGAAGCTGAGAGGGCGCACAGCCGCGGGgcggttgtacgcttcttgcGCGGCGGTTCGCCCCTTTGGCCGCTGGTTatggcgaagatgaaggggcgcttaaccgtggggcggttgcatgcctcttgcgcggcggttcgccttcctgaccgctgattgccccgaaaatgaaggggcgcgtaaccgcggggcagttgcacgctccttcttcgggtcagtctgtacgacatgtggggcctggcccccgtgtcacaAGGTGGGAACCTTGGTACACGTtgggggagactttgcccgtgacgcttcgagggcgcgagtggggagatctACCTTTAAAAAGGAGTCAATCTCCcgggcagtagacatgcctcgCTTCTCCTGCGACCATCGCGTCCTTCCGCCTTCTgagcctccagatggggtgcgccggtgttctctggagggattCGCGTCAAGGTCATCCCTTCCGGTGACCTCACCACCGGAGAGCTTGCGCTCGTGGTGGTGtcgccgatcttgtcttcttcttgctgctgttg
It contains:
- the LOC100283419 gene encoding DCN1-like protein 4; amino-acid sequence: MRRASKKSLSSAATASAGAEQVNEKQNRKRKGVSTNLTSRKAQRGPTKAVSKEVERIDQFFYTYADNSSVMIDPEGIETLCSHLEVPHTDVRILMLAWKMGCEKQGYFTLDEWRAGLKALRADSISKLKKAFPELVQEVTRPSNFQDFYIYAFRYCLTEDKKKCIEIPVACELLNLVLGLQFRPQVDKLSNYLKYQNDYKVINMDQWMGFMRFCNEINFPSLDNYDSDLAWPLILDNFVEWLRENKS
- the LOC100283419 gene encoding DCN1-like protein 4 isoform X4; amino-acid sequence: MRRASKKSLSSAATASAGPTKAVSKEVERIDQFFYTYADNSSVMIDPEGIETLCSHLEVPHTDVRILMLAWKMGCEKQGYFTLDEWRAGLKALRADSISKLKKAFPELVQEVTRPSNFQDFYIYAFRYCLTEDKKKCIEIPVACELLNLVLGLQFRPQVDKLSNYLKYQNDYKVINMDQWMGFMRFCNEINFPSLDNYDSDLAWPLILDNFVEWLRENKS
- the LOC100283419 gene encoding DCN1-like protein 4 isoform X6, with product MRRASKKSLSSAATASAGPTKAVSKEVERIDQFFYTYADNSSVMIDPEGIETLCSHLEVPHTDVRILMLAWKMGCEKQGYFTLDEWRAGLKALRADSISKLKKAFPELVQEVTRPSNFQDFYIYAFRYCLTEDKKKCIEIPVACELLNLVLGLQFRPQVDKLSNYLKAMDSTFLCGSTHPFFMKTRCSIDMLYLDCVSVPK
- the LOC100283419 gene encoding DCN1-like protein 4 isoform X3, yielding MRRASKKSLSSAATASAGAEQVNEKQNRKRKGVSTNLTSRKAQRGPTKAVSKEVERIDQFFYTYADNSSVMIDPEGIETLCSHLEVPHTDVRILMLAWKMGCEKQGYFTLDEWRAGLKALRADSISKLKKAFPELVQEVTRPSNFQDFYIYAFRYCLTEDKKKCIEIPVACELLNLVLGLQFRPQYQNDYKINFPSLDNYDSDLAWPLILDNFVEWLRENKS
- the LOC100283419 gene encoding DCN1-like protein 4 isoform X1; its protein translation is MRRASKKSLSSAATASAGAEQVNEKQNRKRKGVSTNLTSRKAQRGPTKAVSKEVERIDQFFYTYADNSSVMIDPEGIETLCSHLEVPHTDVRILMLAWKMGCEKQGYFTLDEWRAGLKALRADSISKLKKAFPELVQEVTRPSNFQDFYIYAFRYCLTEDKKKCIEIPVACELLNLVLGLQFRPQYQNDYKVINMDQWMGFMRFCNEINFPSLDNYDSDLAWPLILDNFVEWLRENKS
- the LOC100283419 gene encoding DCN1-like protein 4 isoform X2: MRRASKKSLSSAATASAGAEQVNEKQNRKRKGVSTNLTSRKAQRGPTKAVSKEVERIDQFFYTYADNSSVMIDPEGIETLCSHLEVPHTDVRILMLAWKMGCEKQGYFTLDEWRAGLKALRADSISKLKKAFPELVQEVTRPSNFQDFYIYAFRYCLTEDKKKCIEIPVACELLNLVLGLQFRPQVDKLSNYLKYQNDYKINFPSLDNYDSDLAWPLILDNFVEWLRENKS
- the LOC100283419 gene encoding DCN1-like protein 4 isoform X5, encoding MRRASKKSLSSAATASAGPTKAVSKEVERIDQFFYTYADNSSVMIDPEGIETLCSHLEVPHTDVRILMLAWKMGCEKQGYFTLDEWRAGLKALRADSISKLKKAFPELVQEVTRPSNFQDFYIYAFRYCLTEDKKKCIEIPVACELLNLVLGLQFRPQYQNDYKVINMDQWMGFMRFCNEINFPSLDNYDSDLAWPLILDNFVEWLRENKS